One Paraburkholderia caffeinilytica DNA segment encodes these proteins:
- a CDS encoding triphosphoribosyl-dephospho-CoA synthase encodes MAPAVLLECEADAMPDVKAELASRAAALTGRETGAVRSMAYAEPVTEVDVLWRIAPARQRATFLHVAGTVERQAPGVRTAPSDAQLARFAVSALIDEAQLTPKPALVDRRGSGAHHDLDLATMLRSAHALEPTFAALARAARRRGKPSALLRAELAQIGRAGEQAMLHATGGSNAHRGAIWIVGLLVAGASMSSGATRLNASQVCTLAAQTACFPDRFAAPADSHGERVRQRYQVGGARREAQDGFPHVVEIGLPALLTARARGVGENAARIDALLSIMVSLDDTCLLHRAGLPGLHAAQHGARRVLQAGGSSTPDGHTALVALDRDLLSLNASPGGAADLLAATLFLDMLAQHAAGGSSASWNI; translated from the coding sequence ATGGCGCCCGCTGTTTTGCTCGAGTGCGAGGCCGACGCCATGCCGGACGTAAAGGCGGAACTCGCGTCCCGTGCTGCCGCGCTGACTGGGAGAGAAACGGGCGCGGTCAGGTCCATGGCGTATGCCGAACCAGTGACTGAGGTCGACGTGCTCTGGCGCATCGCGCCGGCACGCCAGCGCGCCACGTTCTTGCACGTGGCAGGCACGGTAGAAAGGCAGGCGCCTGGCGTACGGACAGCACCGTCCGATGCGCAGCTCGCGCGCTTCGCGGTGTCCGCGCTGATCGACGAAGCGCAACTCACGCCGAAGCCCGCGCTGGTCGACCGGCGCGGCAGCGGCGCGCATCACGACCTCGATCTCGCCACCATGCTGCGCTCGGCACACGCGCTCGAACCGACCTTCGCGGCGCTCGCACGCGCCGCGCGCCGCCGTGGCAAACCATCCGCGCTGTTGCGTGCCGAACTCGCGCAAATCGGCCGCGCCGGCGAGCAGGCCATGCTGCATGCCACCGGTGGCAGTAACGCGCATCGCGGCGCGATCTGGATCGTCGGCCTGCTGGTGGCGGGTGCCTCGATGTCGAGCGGCGCCACGCGTCTGAACGCGTCGCAGGTCTGCACACTCGCCGCGCAGACTGCCTGCTTTCCGGATCGCTTCGCCGCCCCCGCCGACAGTCACGGCGAGCGCGTGCGGCAGCGCTATCAGGTGGGCGGAGCGCGCCGTGAAGCGCAAGACGGCTTCCCGCATGTCGTCGAGATCGGCCTGCCCGCCTTACTCACGGCACGAGCCCGGGGCGTCGGCGAAAACGCGGCGCGTATCGACGCCCTGCTCTCGATCATGGTGTCGCTCGACGACACCTGCCTGCTCCATCGCGCGGGTCTGCCGGGCTTGCACGCGGCGCAACACGGCGCGCGCCGCGTGTTGCAAGCCGGCGGGAGCTCGACGCCGGATGGGCATACTGCCCTCGTTGCGCTCGACCGTGACTTGCTGTCGCTCAACGCATCGCCTGGTGGCGCAGCCGATCTGCTCGCCGCCACCCTCTTTCTCGATATGCTGGCGCAGCATGCCGCCGGCGGGAGCTCAGCCTCATGGAACATCTGA
- a CDS encoding malonate decarboxylase subunit delta codes for MEHLTFDYPAQRAVTTRAHVGVVGSGDLEVLLSPAENSAALSAHVVVRTSVDGYSHIWKSVLDRFFTRYDGAAHIEINDFGATPGVVALRLAEAIEAAEQGDAA; via the coding sequence ATGGAACATCTGACCTTCGACTATCCGGCGCAACGCGCCGTCACGACCCGCGCGCATGTCGGCGTGGTCGGTTCGGGCGACCTGGAAGTCCTGCTGTCGCCGGCTGAAAACAGCGCGGCTCTGAGCGCGCACGTGGTCGTGCGGACCAGCGTCGACGGCTACAGCCACATCTGGAAGAGCGTGCTCGACCGCTTCTTCACGCGCTACGACGGCGCGGCGCACATCGAAATCAACGATTTCGGCGCGACACCCGGCGTCGTGGCGCTGCGGCTCGCGGAGGCCATCGAAGCGGCGGAACAGGGAGATGCCGCATGA
- a CDS encoding biotin-independent malonate decarboxylase subunit beta, whose amino-acid sequence MTTVATARPAPMLHESFIELPARERARSLLDAGTFRELLGPFDRIESPWLPLQGVVCQADDGCVIARGTLDGEPAVVAAIESAFQGGSIGEVSGSKIAAALEMALRDCERGKIVRPVVLFETGGVRLQEANLGLAVIAEIQAAIVALRRHVPVVGVIAGMVGCFGGMSLAAALCSYLVVTKQGRLGMNGPEVIEQEAGIEELDASDRRRVWQLIGGEQRAATALADHLVEDDADAVRAAVRSAFTQGLPAAHRSEQVDMFLDRLARIDPASVTPETMREIYNPHAQNNARKEQA is encoded by the coding sequence ATGACGACCGTCGCTACTGCACGCCCCGCGCCGATGCTGCACGAAAGTTTCATTGAACTGCCCGCGCGCGAGCGCGCCCGCTCGCTGCTCGACGCCGGCACGTTCCGCGAACTGCTCGGACCGTTCGACAGAATCGAGTCGCCGTGGCTGCCGCTGCAAGGCGTCGTCTGCCAGGCGGATGACGGCTGCGTGATCGCGCGCGGCACCCTCGACGGCGAGCCGGCCGTGGTCGCCGCGATCGAGTCCGCATTCCAGGGCGGCAGCATCGGCGAAGTGTCAGGCAGCAAGATCGCCGCCGCGCTCGAGATGGCCTTGCGCGACTGCGAACGCGGCAAGATCGTCCGCCCTGTCGTGTTGTTCGAAACCGGTGGCGTCAGGCTTCAGGAAGCCAACCTCGGTCTCGCGGTAATCGCCGAGATTCAGGCAGCGATCGTCGCGTTGCGCCGGCATGTGCCGGTGGTCGGCGTGATCGCGGGGATGGTGGGCTGCTTCGGCGGCATGTCGCTGGCGGCGGCCTTGTGCTCGTATCTCGTCGTGACGAAGCAGGGGCGGCTCGGCATGAACGGCCCCGAAGTGATCGAACAGGAGGCCGGTATCGAGGAACTCGATGCAAGCGATCGGCGCCGCGTGTGGCAGTTGATCGGCGGCGAACAACGGGCCGCGACCGCGCTCGCCGATCACCTCGTCGAGGACGATGCGGACGCGGTGCGCGCCGCCGTGCGGTCCGCATTCACTCAAGGGCTGCCGGCTGCGCATCGCAGCGAACAGGTCGACATGTTCCTTGACCGCCTTGCGCGGATCGACCCGGCCAGCGTCACGCCGGAAACGATGCGTGAGATTTACAACCCACATGCTCAGAACAACGCACGCAAGGAGCAGGCATGA
- the mdcE gene encoding biotin-independent malonate decarboxylase subunit gamma, translated as MSDTTLSRGARWFHALAGEPSGKAPVWSGDASLGDEAARFVAVVPDPDNRFPRATDNVVGLEQGWLLARAVREAVARDEASETRRPIVAIVDVKSQAYGYREEMLGIHLACAAAVDAYASARDAGHPVIALIVGPAMSGAFLAHGYQANRIVALDAPGTMVHAMGKEAAARVTRRTVEALDTLGETIVPMSYSMTSFAKLGLLDQLIEGVDADAPDAAQIERVRQVLTEQIRSARAGSRDLSHRLESAAAQKNRAASIEVRRRLAEQWDAV; from the coding sequence ATGAGCGACACCACCCTCAGCCGCGGTGCGCGCTGGTTCCATGCACTGGCTGGCGAACCGTCCGGTAAAGCGCCCGTGTGGAGCGGCGATGCGTCGCTCGGCGACGAAGCCGCGCGCTTCGTCGCGGTCGTTCCCGATCCCGACAACCGCTTTCCACGCGCGACCGATAATGTTGTCGGCCTCGAACAAGGCTGGCTGCTCGCGCGCGCCGTACGCGAGGCCGTCGCACGGGACGAAGCGAGCGAAACGCGCCGACCGATCGTCGCGATCGTCGACGTAAAAAGCCAGGCGTACGGCTACCGCGAAGAGATGCTCGGCATTCACCTCGCCTGCGCCGCTGCGGTCGATGCCTATGCATCGGCGCGCGACGCCGGGCACCCAGTGATCGCGCTGATCGTCGGGCCCGCCATGTCGGGCGCGTTCCTCGCGCACGGCTATCAGGCCAACCGGATCGTTGCGCTCGACGCACCCGGCACGATGGTCCATGCCATGGGCAAGGAAGCGGCCGCACGCGTCACGCGGCGCACGGTCGAAGCGCTCGACACGCTTGGCGAAACCATCGTGCCGATGTCGTACTCGATGACGTCGTTTGCCAAACTCGGCCTGCTCGATCAGTTGATCGAAGGCGTCGACGCCGATGCCCCCGATGCCGCGCAGATCGAGCGCGTGCGTCAGGTATTGACCGAACAGATCCGCAGCGCGCGCGCTGGCAGCCGCGATCTGTCGCATCGTCTGGAATCGGCTGCGGCGCAAAAGAATCGCGCAGCGTCGATCGAGGTGCGGCGGCGTCTCGCAGAACAATGGGATGCCGTGTAA
- a CDS encoding malonate decarboxylase holo-ACP synthase translates to MQVCAAPPFAANHALSCDARWRPHDLLRLTRLPQLDGEPAWVRGSFARAPYAVVRRALAANGFVAIGLRGAERSQRYGTWVHRDDIEIAVPPEALARSSPLAERNALPAFATLAALQRDTAGALTGFVWGPTGSTGFELATQIPTATFSSDLDLLIRAPEKLSRHAAIQLLDYLQATAQRTGSRVDAQLETPAGGVALAEWAADKARVMARHARGPLLVADPWAPARDST, encoded by the coding sequence ATGCAGGTCTGCGCCGCGCCGCCGTTTGCAGCCAATCACGCATTGTCGTGCGATGCGCGCTGGCGGCCGCATGATCTGCTACGCCTGACCCGATTGCCACAGCTCGACGGCGAACCGGCGTGGGTCCGCGGGTCTTTCGCGCGCGCGCCGTATGCGGTCGTGCGGCGCGCACTGGCCGCTAACGGCTTCGTGGCGATCGGCTTGCGCGGCGCGGAGCGGTCGCAGCGTTACGGCACGTGGGTGCATCGGGACGATATTGAAATCGCCGTGCCACCGGAAGCGTTGGCCCGAAGCAGCCCGCTTGCGGAGCGCAATGCGTTGCCTGCTTTTGCGACCCTCGCCGCATTGCAACGCGACACGGCCGGCGCATTGACGGGATTCGTTTGGGGACCAACCGGCAGCACGGGATTCGAACTGGCCACTCAAATTCCCACGGCCACATTCTCAAGCGATCTCGATCTACTAATCCGTGCGCCGGAAAAACTCTCGCGTCATGCAGCCATTCAGTTGCTGGACTATCTTCAAGCGACCGCGCAACGCACCGGCAGTCGTGTGGATGCACAACTGGAAACACCCGCTGGCGGCGTTGCACTGGCCGAGTGGGCAGCGGACAAAGCACGCGTGATGGCACGCCATGCCCGCGGCCCACTGCTTGTTGCCGATCCGTGGGCACCCGCCCGCGACAGTACCTGA
- the mdcH gene encoding malonate decarboxylase subunit epsilon, translating to MLALQFPGQGAQSDGFLHRLPQHRAVTHTLEEASQVLDIDVLTFDTPDALRSTVAVQMGLTVAGVAIARALTDEQFNPEISAGLSVGAYAAAVSCGAVHFGDALMMVRKRAELMETAYPSGYGLAAVSGLTEHQLETLAVQHADAGYERVYIGNVNAPRQIVMAGANGALDTFIERALAAGARKAIRLAVSVPSHCELLAHATDELIAYAKDVPFHTPHSAYIGNRGGRPLYTAEAIRNDLATNMRHTVRWFDALTVMQEMGAHVLIEAPPGQVLTDIARENFPETTALAASNFSFDKLVATARRRLGMDGL from the coding sequence ATGCTCGCCCTTCAGTTCCCGGGCCAGGGCGCGCAGTCGGACGGATTCCTGCACCGTCTGCCGCAGCACCGCGCCGTGACCCACACGCTCGAAGAAGCCTCGCAGGTGCTCGACATCGATGTACTCACCTTCGACACGCCCGACGCACTGCGCTCGACCGTCGCCGTTCAGATGGGTTTGACCGTCGCGGGCGTGGCAATCGCGCGCGCACTGACCGATGAACAGTTCAATCCGGAAATCAGCGCGGGTTTGTCGGTGGGCGCGTATGCGGCGGCGGTTAGTTGCGGCGCGGTTCACTTTGGCGACGCGCTAATGATGGTTCGCAAGCGCGCCGAGTTGATGGAGACGGCGTACCCGTCCGGCTACGGCCTCGCGGCCGTGTCGGGTTTGACCGAACACCAACTGGAAACACTCGCCGTGCAACACGCGGATGCGGGCTATGAACGTGTCTATATTGGCAATGTCAACGCGCCGCGTCAGATCGTCATGGCGGGGGCGAATGGCGCACTGGACACGTTCATCGAACGCGCTTTGGCGGCAGGCGCACGCAAAGCCATTCGTCTTGCGGTAAGCGTGCCGTCACATTGCGAACTACTCGCGCATGCCACGGACGAGTTGATTGCTTACGCAAAGGACGTCCCGTTCCACACGCCGCACAGCGCCTATATCGGCAATCGCGGCGGCCGCCCCTTGTACACAGCAGAGGCCATTCGCAACGATCTCGCGACTAATATGCGCCACACCGTACGCTGGTTCGACGCGCTCACCGTCATGCAGGAAATGGGTGCCCACGTGCTGATTGAAGCGCCACCGGGCCAGGTGTTGACGGACATTGCCCGCGAGAACTTTCCGGAGACCACAGCGCTTGCCGCCAGTAACTTTTCGTTCGACAAGCTGGTCGCTACCGCGCGCCGGCGCCTCGGGATGGATGGGCTTTAG
- a CDS encoding type II toxin-antitoxin system PemK/MazF family toxin — translation MVARGDVWLVALDPTVGSEIQKTRPCVVVSPAELHDHLRTVIVAPMTTAGRAAPFRVPLTFLRKKGLILLDQIRTVDKTRLVKRAGAVSDTALSNALSTLQEIFVE, via the coding sequence GTGGTAGCGCGCGGCGACGTCTGGCTGGTCGCGTTGGATCCCACCGTCGGCAGCGAGATACAGAAAACGCGTCCTTGCGTGGTGGTGTCGCCGGCAGAGTTGCACGATCACCTGCGGACCGTGATTGTCGCGCCCATGACCACGGCCGGTCGCGCGGCACCTTTTCGTGTTCCGCTCACCTTCTTGCGCAAGAAAGGGTTGATCCTGCTCGACCAGATTCGTACGGTAGACAAGACGCGGCTCGTGAAGCGAGCCGGCGCGGTGTCGGATACGGCGCTATCGAATGCCTTGTCTACGCTGCAGGAAATCTTTGTGGAATGA
- a CDS encoding AbrB/MazE/SpoVT family DNA-binding domain-containing protein: protein MKTTIRRMGNSHGVLIPKPILTQLGLEDEVDMQVEGNALVIRRPQKKARTGWAEASRSLAASKDDGLVMGEFPNADDAGLEW, encoded by the coding sequence ATGAAAACGACCATCCGCAGAATGGGTAATTCCCATGGCGTACTGATTCCGAAACCGATTTTGACCCAGCTGGGGCTGGAGGACGAAGTGGATATGCAAGTGGAAGGCAACGCGCTGGTGATACGGCGACCGCAGAAAAAAGCGCGTACGGGGTGGGCGGAGGCTAGCCGTTCGTTGGCGGCGTCCAAAGACGATGGTCTCGTGATGGGCGAGTTTCCCAACGCCGATGACGCGGGGCTCGAGTGGTAG
- a CDS encoding LysR family transcriptional regulator has translation MNTRFVETFLTLARLGSFRATAAAMHATPAAISLRIKTLEAELGVELIERDAAEFQLTANGERLLAHARSVVQATRSLQLAAQDETQVTKRLRLGVIETVVHSWLPDYIRMLNVEYNRIVVDLTVDSSAVLGPRLRAGELDLVIQVEDTGEQEASIVSTLLASYPVRWIARSDLIPASRAQHVRTVLQKPVLTFGRGTAPQIAVQAIVETLAKRAGVPFADTQVTCMPSVAVIVKLLRDGYGIAAVPALFVEPFLSSGELGQLQVRPLPPPIDVAMIYRDDADVGVLAASRVARSACDQYAKAMGRQLIERR, from the coding sequence ATGAACACCCGCTTTGTCGAAACGTTTCTGACGCTCGCACGTCTAGGCAGTTTTCGCGCGACCGCCGCTGCAATGCACGCCACGCCCGCCGCGATTTCGCTACGCATCAAAACGCTCGAGGCTGAGTTAGGCGTCGAGCTGATCGAGCGCGACGCCGCCGAGTTCCAGCTCACGGCGAATGGCGAACGGCTGCTCGCGCACGCGCGCTCGGTGGTGCAGGCCACGCGCTCGCTGCAACTGGCCGCGCAGGACGAAACCCAGGTGACGAAGCGGCTGCGGCTCGGCGTCATCGAGACAGTGGTGCATAGCTGGCTGCCGGACTACATCCGGATGCTGAACGTCGAGTACAACCGCATCGTCGTAGACCTGACCGTCGACTCGAGCGCTGTGCTTGGACCTCGCTTGCGCGCCGGCGAGCTGGATCTCGTCATTCAGGTGGAAGACACCGGCGAGCAGGAAGCGTCGATCGTTTCGACCTTGCTGGCGAGCTATCCGGTGCGCTGGATCGCGCGCAGCGATCTGATTCCGGCGAGCCGCGCGCAACATGTGCGGACCGTATTGCAGAAACCCGTGCTGACGTTCGGCCGTGGCACCGCGCCGCAAATTGCCGTGCAAGCGATCGTGGAGACGCTTGCGAAACGCGCCGGCGTGCCGTTTGCGGATACTCAGGTGACCTGCATGCCGTCGGTGGCGGTGATTGTGAAACTGTTGCGCGATGGCTATGGGATCGCGGCGGTGCCGGCGCTGTTCGTCGAGCCTTTTCTGAGCAGCGGCGAACTGGGGCAATTGCAGGTGCGTCCGCTGCCGCCGCCGATCGACGTTGCAATGATCTACCGCGACGACGCCGACGTCGGCGTGCTGGCGGCATCACGCGTTGCACGCAGCGCGTGTGATCAGTATGCGAAGGCGATGGGGCGGCAGTTGATCGAGAGACGGTGA
- a CDS encoding putative hydro-lyase codes for MSYTPSEFRQQIRSRRLSGPTAGYCGDYAQANLAILPKQYADDFLRFCALNPKACPLLGIGEPGEWRVPSLGADLDIRNDVPAFYVYRHGERAEEVRSLDELWRDDLVVFAIGCSFSFEEMLRREGIPLRHIEQQVNVPMYRTRERNVAAGVFGGNRVVSMRPMKAADAIRAIQITSRFPAVHGAPVHIGDPSLIGIRDLSRPDFGDPVEVRSDELPVFWACGVTPQAAIESARLPFAIAHKPGHMLVTDIPNTTLAML; via the coding sequence ATGTCCTACACGCCCTCCGAGTTTCGTCAGCAGATTCGCAGCCGCCGTTTGTCCGGGCCGACTGCGGGCTACTGTGGCGACTATGCGCAAGCCAACCTCGCCATCCTGCCCAAACAATACGCCGACGATTTCCTGCGCTTCTGCGCGCTCAATCCGAAAGCTTGCCCATTGCTCGGAATCGGCGAGCCTGGCGAATGGCGCGTTCCGTCGCTCGGCGCTGATCTCGACATCCGCAACGACGTCCCCGCGTTTTACGTGTACCGCCACGGCGAACGTGCCGAGGAGGTGCGCAGCCTCGACGAACTGTGGCGCGACGATCTGGTGGTGTTCGCGATCGGCTGCTCGTTTTCGTTCGAAGAAATGTTGCGGCGCGAAGGCATTCCGCTGCGCCACATCGAACAGCAGGTCAACGTGCCGATGTATCGCACCCGGGAACGCAATGTGGCCGCAGGCGTGTTCGGCGGCAACCGCGTGGTCTCGATGCGGCCGATGAAGGCCGCCGACGCGATCCGCGCCATCCAGATCACCAGCCGTTTTCCCGCGGTGCATGGCGCACCGGTTCACATCGGCGACCCCTCGCTGATCGGCATTCGCGACCTCTCGCGGCCCGATTTCGGCGATCCAGTCGAGGTGCGCAGCGACGAGCTACCGGTGTTCTGGGCCTGTGGCGTCACACCGCAAGCCGCGATAGAAAGCGCGCGTTTGCCGTTTGCCATCGCGCACAAACCGGGGCACATGCTCGTCACCGACATTCCCAACACCACGCTGGCGATGCTCTAG
- a CDS encoding MFS transporter — MKTEAQLTADTERYSPPGTGKNPFAWYRQISTSEKRAFWSCKIGYVLDAMDTQFLSFVIPTLIATWGITRGDAGLIGTVTLLSSALGGWAAGVLSDRIGRVKTLQITILWFAVFTLACALAQNFSQLLWARGLMGLGFGGEWTAGAVLIGEVIRARDRGKAVGLVQAGWAIGWGVSTLLFMAVFSFIPADYAWRVLFAIGIAPAPFVIWIRRFVEEPEVHRQQKEAQAAAQTHFSLLDIFRGDIVWTTLRASILATGVQGGYYAVTTWLPTYLKTERHLSVIGTGSYLGVVIVGSYCGYLTGAYASDKIGRKRAFIAFALASCAIALIYTQLPLDNVAMLVLGFPLGFCASGIFSGMGAFLTELFPTRIRGSGQGFCYNVGRAVGATFPFLIGYVSQTMTLGHAIGVFAAAAYGIVILAALTLPETRGRELNA, encoded by the coding sequence ATGAAAACCGAAGCGCAGTTGACCGCAGACACCGAACGCTATAGCCCGCCCGGCACAGGCAAAAACCCGTTTGCGTGGTATCGGCAGATTTCCACCAGCGAGAAGCGCGCGTTCTGGAGCTGCAAGATCGGCTACGTGCTCGACGCCATGGACACGCAATTCCTGAGCTTCGTGATTCCGACGCTGATCGCGACATGGGGCATCACGCGCGGCGACGCCGGTCTCATCGGCACGGTCACGCTGCTGAGTTCGGCGCTTGGCGGCTGGGCGGCCGGCGTGCTGTCGGATCGCATCGGCCGGGTGAAGACCCTGCAGATCACGATTCTCTGGTTCGCGGTTTTCACGCTGGCTTGCGCGCTGGCGCAGAATTTTTCGCAACTGCTATGGGCGCGTGGACTGATGGGACTCGGCTTCGGCGGCGAATGGACGGCGGGCGCGGTACTGATCGGCGAAGTCATCCGTGCGCGTGACCGCGGCAAAGCGGTGGGCCTCGTGCAGGCAGGCTGGGCGATCGGCTGGGGCGTGTCGACGCTGCTGTTCATGGCCGTGTTTTCATTCATACCGGCCGATTACGCGTGGCGCGTGCTGTTCGCGATCGGTATTGCACCGGCGCCGTTCGTGATCTGGATCCGCCGCTTCGTCGAAGAGCCTGAGGTGCATCGGCAGCAGAAGGAAGCGCAAGCCGCGGCGCAAACGCATTTTTCGCTGCTCGACATCTTCCGCGGCGATATCGTCTGGACGACGCTGCGCGCTTCCATTCTCGCGACCGGCGTGCAAGGCGGCTACTACGCCGTGACCACCTGGCTGCCGACGTATCTGAAGACCGAGCGGCATCTAAGCGTGATCGGTACCGGCAGCTATCTGGGCGTGGTGATCGTCGGTTCGTACTGCGGCTATCTGACGGGCGCTTATGCCAGCGACAAGATCGGCCGTAAGCGTGCGTTCATCGCGTTCGCGCTGGCCTCGTGTGCGATTGCGTTGATCTACACGCAACTGCCGCTCGACAACGTCGCGATGCTCGTGCTCGGTTTTCCGCTCGGCTTCTGCGCGTCCGGCATTTTCTCGGGAATGGGCGCGTTTCTCACCGAGCTGTTTCCCACACGCATTCGCGGTTCCGGCCAGGGGTTCTGCTACAACGTCGGGCGGGCAGTCGGCGCGACGTTTCCGTTCCTGATCGGCTACGTCTCGCAGACCATGACCCTCGGTCACGCGATCGGCGTATTCGCCGCCGCGGCGTACGGTATCGTGATCCTCGCCGCGCTGACGTTGCCTGAAACCCGAGGTCGTGAGCTCAACGCCTAA